GCGTGCTGGACGACGAGATGTTGACGATTCGCCCCCACCCCGCGTCGATCATGTCGGGCAGTACCGCCTGGATGGTGTGGAAGACGCCGTTGAGGTTGACGTCGATGACCTTCTGCCAACGGTCGAAGGACACGTCGGTGAAGCGTTTGAAGCAGTCCAGCCCCGCGGCGTTGACGAGCACGGTGACCGGGCCCAGTTGGTTCCGGATTGCGGTGAACGCGGCCTCGACGGCACCCCGGTCGGTCACATCGGCGGTATGGGCGAAGTCGCCGTCGCCGGGCTTGAGGTCGATCGTGGCGACGTCGATCCCGTCCGCCCGCAACCGCCGCACGATGGCCAGCCCGATCCCCGACCCACCGCCGGTGACGACGGCGGTTTTCACAGGGTCTCCACCAGTACGGCGGCCAGGTCCAGGACGGTCGTATCAGGCATCAAGAATCATCCTTCCGATTATGAGAACCGTACTCTCGACGTTGATCATTCTGCAAGAAATCGCACACACGCGCTCAGCTTCGCCCTATGCTCCGCTCCGGCTCGTCAAGGCCATGACTAGCCACTCTAGGTTTCCTTGAGTTCTCCGAGGGCGAATGTATGATTCGCCTGAGATGAGAATGGAATTTCCATCGCACTGAGGAGGATGATGGCCCAGACGCCCACGGTGACCGATGATCGTCGGTCTACCGCCGACCCGCAGGCCAATGGTGCCCCGGCGGATCGGCGGCTGTTGATCGACGGACGACTGGTCGACACCGGACGGGTGTTTCCCTCTCTCAATCCCGCCACCGGCGAGGTGCTCGGACACGCGCCGGACGCGACCGTCGAGGACGCCGCCGCCGCCGTCGCCGCAGCCCGGCGCGCATTCGACACCACCGACTGGTCGACCGATGTCGAGCTGCGGGTGCGCTGTCTCGGCCAGTTGCACACCGCGCTCGTCGAACACCGCGACGAACTGGCCGCGCTGACGATCGCGGAGGTGGGTGCCACCGAGGCGCTGTGCCAGGGCGCGCAGCTGGATCAGCCCATCGAGATCGTGCGCTACTACGCCGAGCTGCTCGCCGGCTACCCGATGACCGAAGACCTCGGCAACATCGAGAGCCGGGGGATGCAGCACCACCGCTGGGTCGAGAAGGAAGCCGCCGGAGTCGTCGCGGCGATCATCGCCTACAACTATCCCAACCAGCTCGCGCTGGCCAAGCTCGCGCCCGCGTTGGCCGCCGGCTGCACCGTCGTCCTCAAGTCGGCACCGGATACTCCGCTGATCACCCTGGCCCTCGGCGAGCTGATCGCCGAGCACACCGACATTCCGGCCGGCGTGGTCAACGTGCTCTCCGGTGCCGACCCCGAAGTGGGGGTGGTGCTGACCACCAGCAACGACGTCGACATGGTCACCTTCACCGGGTCGACGCCGACAGGCCGGCGCATCATGGCCGCGGCCAGTGAG
Above is a window of Mycolicibacterium baixiangningiae DNA encoding:
- a CDS encoding SDR family NAD(P)-dependent oxidoreductase — protein: MKTAVVTGGGSGIGLAIVRRLRADGIDVATIDLKPGDGDFAHTADVTDRGAVEAAFTAIRNQLGPVTVLVNAAGLDCFKRFTDVSFDRWQKVIDVNLNGVFHTIQAVLPDMIDAGWGRIVNISSSSTHSGAPYMSPYVAAKSAVNGLTKSLALEYGPSGITVNAVPPGFIDTPMLRAAAERGYLGDIDATIAATPVRRIGRPEDIAAACAFLISEEAGYITGQILGVNGGRNT
- a CDS encoding aldehyde dehydrogenase family protein, whose product is MAQTPTVTDDRRSTADPQANGAPADRRLLIDGRLVDTGRVFPSLNPATGEVLGHAPDATVEDAAAAVAAARRAFDTTDWSTDVELRVRCLGQLHTALVEHRDELAALTIAEVGATEALCQGAQLDQPIEIVRYYAELLAGYPMTEDLGNIESRGMQHHRWVEKEAAGVVAAIIAYNYPNQLALAKLAPALAAGCTVVLKSAPDTPLITLALGELIAEHTDIPAGVVNVLSGADPEVGVVLTTSNDVDMVTFTGSTPTGRRIMAAASETLKKVFLELGGKSAAIVLDDADFNTAALFSAFSMVTHAGQGCALTSRLLVPARHKDEIVELIKNNFGHVRLGNPVDPSVYMGPLISEKQRDKVHDMVERAVAAGASLVTGGEKVDPGYFYTPTLLADVDPDSEIAQEEVFGPVLAVIAYEDDDDAVRIANNSIYGLSGAVFGSEDRALAVARRIRTGTFSINGGNYFSPDSPFGGYKQSGIGREMGTAGLEEFLESKTFARVLTGEQA